The following is a genomic window from Bubalus bubalis isolate 160015118507 breed Murrah chromosome 6, NDDB_SH_1, whole genome shotgun sequence.
TTACAGAACTACTTGGACATATACACTTGCAgtatactaaaagaaaaaaaaaaaaaacatacttaaCACTTGTTAGATAAAATGTTCAAAGTGTGTGAAAAGAGCTGCCTGTTCTCCGCTTCTTCAAGGTAACCCTCAAATTCTGAGGGCTAAAGCCCTGAGATCCTGAAGTCCAGACAGATAGGTGTGCTGAGGAGAGTCACGGGATATCTTGATAGCGGCTGTGAGAGAAAACAGAGACCATtaaggaaaagggaagaggagaaaacCTGGGCAGAGGGGTTGAGGTAGGGAGGAGATGGAAAGGAGAGACTTACCGGTGCTTCCTAAACCAGAAGACTAAGCCTCCAACAAACAGAAGGACGAGCACCAGTAGTACCAGGGCGACAATCAAGCCCCTGGAGACACGGTTCCCATCTGTGTGGGGGACACAGGATGTGTCTCAGTCCAGGAATCTGCATATATCCCCTACTATAAGCACATGTGAGCATGCCAGATGCTTATTTCTTGTCCTGTTTAATGTTGCCCACTTATATTCCTCTGAAGTTTTTAGACGCCCCATGTTTTCTTGGGGTCTGGGCATCTATAATTCGGTTCACTTCAGCATATGCTAGTACTCATATGGAGGAAGGCACTAGTTTCACAGCTAGTCCAAACCTGAGTCTAAATCCAGCTCTTCCACTTTCTAATGATGAGAATCAGACAGGTTGACCTAGTTTCACctcaatttctcatctgtaacatgaaaACAATAGTACCTGCTCAAAGAGAGCTGGGATGATGTTCATACATCCTCTCCTGTATGCAGAGTGTTCAGCTGACACCGAGAAAGCACTCAACAAACTACAGCTATCTTTGTTACCCTGCCTTTCAAAGTCCCCAGTTCCGTCCTCTGGGGGACAAGTCTTCCTGGCATTCTGTACTTGCCGCCTATTTCTGGATCTGAGGGGATTTTAGTCTGTTCTTTCCTGAATAGGGAATACCTTGTCTCAATCCTTGTAGAGTTCAGATCTTTGTTCCTCCCCTTTGAGAATCCTCTCCTTCTATCACTCCTGGCTGGGGCTTCATTTCCTCCATCCAAGGTGTGTtatttccctccccttccctagGCCTTCCCTCTGTGCTTGAGGACCATCACCTCCCATCCCCAGCCGGGCCTCAGTTCCTTCTCACCCCAGTACAGGATGATGTCCTGGTCTCCTAGACTGCTGTGCCTCACTCGGCAACTCAGGCCAGCCGCCTCCCCAGCCGCCACATTCAGGGTTACTCGCAGACACCAAGTCGAGTCGGCATTGGGCATGACGTCTCCTTGCAGagtgccaggctcctcctgctcGCCCCTCATCCACATCACCCACACAGGTTTTGGGTAGAATCCTGAGATGTGGCACACCAGCAGCAGATGGCCAGGCCCAGGACTGGGGCCACTGGACAGCCAAGCCTCCGGCTTCACTGTATTCAATAGGAGAATGAGACATCTTAGAGTGAAGACTCCACATCAGAGGCTCTGGACTTCACGGCAGGCTCATCAGTCCTACATTTCTACCTCTGAAGATGAACTCCCACCGTTTCAATCCGTTTGTATTAGCTTCTCCTGGAAAGCCTTCCCGGATCCCCATTCCCTTCCCTGGTCCAGTCTCCAGTAAATGCCCCTACTCTGTACTCCCAGGGCACCCTGTGTTCAGCTGTAACATACGTAGCAAGTTTctaagtgctagtcactcagtcatgcctgactctttgcaaccccatggactgtagcccacaaggctcctctgtccacggaatttttcaggcaagaatactagaggaggttgccatttccttcttcagggcatcttcacaactcaggggtcaaacccgggtctcctgcattgtgggcagaccctttaccatctgagccaccaggacactGCTTTAACTGTTCAtctgcttctctccctcctcaAGCACAGATCCTGACTGACCCCCAGGGTTTATTTAATTCAATTCATGGAACCCAAAAGGTACCTAGTTAATGTCTGTGGAGTGTTTAAATACCCTCACACCTTATCCATCCCCTCCTCTTCCCGTGATGCTTAAAAGGATGTGAACCCTGGAATGAAAACCCCATATGGAGCCCAGAGTGGAGTGGAGGGCAGGAGGTGACAAGGGCAGGCTGACCTTGCTTCTCCAGCTCGGACTTCCCGGTCTGCAAGAGGCCTCTGACCAACTCGGGGCAGATGTCATGGAGGAGCCAGTGCACTGTTTCCTTGGTCCCTTGGTCCCGATTGATCACCTTGCAGACCTCCTGGATCCAAGGCGGGGCATCTGGAGCTGACACCCAAGACATTCCTTGGAAACTCAGGACATCCCTTCCTTGAAATGCTGCACGTAAGAAGCTTTCTGAGGTGTTCCCCGGAAGCAACTCACATCCTGCAGATCCCTGGATCTCAAGAGGTACTGAGGAGAGGAATGGAAAGAAATCTATGAAGACTGAAAGGAGTTGAAGAAATTGGTGTGAGGGTTATACTAGGGACCCCAAAGTTCATGTAAATGAGAATGGCTGACCTGCAGTGGGATGAACAAGGGGTATTTTGAGGACTCAAGCTGGGACCTCTCAGGCAGAAGTGGGACTCTAAAGAGAGCTTGGAGAGAATCACGTGGGGCCAGAATCTCCCGGTTGGGCTTCAGAATCCACTGTCCCCACTGCGATCCCATCCCTCAGCTCACATTCGGCGTGCAGCATTTTGACGAATTCCCAGATGACCTTGGTGAAGCTGCTGCGATAAACCTGAAACGTATGCTGCAGCTGCTCCCACTGCTGGTCGCTGAATGTGCCCTTAGACCAAGGCTTCAGGAAGCGGAtggtgtccgactcattgcgccAAGTATAGGGCTGCAGCTCCCCCAGCCACCCCAGGCAGTCCGTGCGTGTCCAGCTGCTGTTGGCCAAGGAGGAGATTTGGAGGCCGTGGAAGGAGAACGGCGTTAGCGGGTCTGGAGAGAATACAGATCCGAGGAGCCGGGGAAACGGGAGGGAGAGCACAGAAgggacaaggaagaaaaaaagaaagaaagaaacagttaaGTTTGGGAAGAAAGGGTGATGTCTGCTGGCTCTGAATCGAGCTCGGTCTCCAGGGGCCAAGCAGCTGGAGGCAGGGAGTAGCAGGTTCTCGGGCTGGTGGATCAAGCTCCCGGCTTTCGGAGGTACATCAGTCTGCGCACGCCCGCCGCGAGCGTTGTCCCCTTTCCCTGCTCGGCTCCCTCTCGCCGACCTCTGCCGGGGAGCCCCGGTTCCACCCATCCCCCAAAGTTCCCCAAAtctggggaagcccccagaagaaaaaaaacagcagGCACCCCACTTCCTAGCTCTGCTCTCGGACCTCGAATCTgcgtcccccaccccccgccccttgGGTCCTTCCGCAACGCCCGCCCACACACCACGGGTTTCCGGGACTGCCAAAAGAGTCCTGAACTTGACCCTGTGGCTGGCCAATTCTTAAGCCTAGAGACAGGAAGGACTCCCATTCTGACTCTCCCGGGACTTGCTTCCAACCCCCTCCAGTCCAGGGATCCCTTTTTCATCTGCCAGATGGTCCCTCTCATTAGCTATCTGAGCTGCAAAGAGCCGTGGTCACAGCCACTCACTTAAGTATCATGTTTCTAACAACTGGCTTGTCTAAATCTCTTTTTCCAACGTAGAGTTACAGATAGTATGTGGAAAAAACTTTACAACTACTATTTAAGTTTTAAAGAAAGGCAGATtcaaatatctatcaaaattaGATATCCTTATAACAGGATGAAGTAAACCTTTAGAAAACTGTTCAAAAGAAAAACTATCATAAATGCAAAAAGAGTAAGCAAAATGATACTCATTGTTTCATTGTTTACaagagcaaaatattaaaaatagactaAGTACACagagatgtattttttaaatatatattgtaaacataatggaatattataaactattaaaataaatgatgcagacataaaaaataaaaacaggacatAAAGTTGTATCTATGGTATAACGTCTaccatgttttttaaaacaaagtttagaCTGGGAGGCAAGCAATGGATGTCTCTAGGCAAAGAGATTATggaagattttaatttattttacattttttgttttccaaaatgtctaGGAGTGCAAACATCAtgttaatgataaaataataagggacgtctctggtggtccagtggttaagaatccaccttgcaatgcagggggtgttggttggatccctggtcagggcgaTCTCAGGTGATCTCAGCCTGAAACAGCTCCCAAAAGGGCTTGgattcccaaccagagattgaggTTGGGTTGAAGCGGGGAGAACACCAGATCCTAGCCAGTAGACTAGTGGTCAGTGACAAAGGCCCTGGCCTTCagatttgcagaaaagaattcccacaaagaaagaaagtagtgAAGCAAATACGGTATTTATTGAGAGGAAAAAAGGACAGTACAATAGGGAGAATACGACTCAAGGAGAGAAAGTCACTGAGTCGCAGCCTCCTGGCAGTTTGGACTACTTTTATAGCgcatttcttccagttttccttctgcCAATCATTTTAATTAGCCTGtttcacagtccatatttggtatatttcAAGATCCTCCCATGTGTGAGCATGCacctcttagccaagatggattttacTGAAAAGGCATCTGAGTAGAACATCCCTTGACATAACTTCCCTTtggcctccaaggagccttttctACACATGTGTGGTctgggaggtctcctgactttgagAAATATGTGCCCTGGGCAGGGCCCAACATTCTCTCTTAACTGTTCTGCTGTTAGGAAACTTAAATAAATAGTCAattaggctgtatattgtcactcggGTATTTAACTTaaaggcagagtacatcatgcaaatctggactggaggaagcacaagctggaatcgagattgccaggagaaatatcaataacctcagatttgcagatgacaccacccttgtggcaaaaagtgaagaactgaagagccttttgatgaaagtgaaagaggagagtgaaaagttggcttcaacattcagaaaactaagatcatcgtatctggtcccatcacttcatggcaaatagatggggaaacaatggaaccagtgacagactttattgtgggggactccaaaatcattgcaaatggtgactgaagccatgaaattaatttttccttggaagaaaagctatgaccaacctagacagcatattaaaaagcagagacattacttagccaacaaaggtctgtctagtcaaatctatggtttttccagtcatcatgtatggatgtgagagtggactataaagacaactgagcacagaagaattgatgcttttgactgtggggtagaagaagactcttgagagtcccttggactgcaaggagaaccaaccagtccatcctaaaggagaccagtcctgaatattcattggaaggactgatgctgaagctgaaactctaatactttggccacctgatgcaaagaactgactcattggaaaagatcctgatgctgggaaagattgaaggcaggaggacaaggggacgacagaggataagatggttggatggcatcactgactcaatggacaggggttTCGGTGGACTCTggaacttggtgatggacagggaagcctggcgtgctgcagatcatggggtttcaaagagtcagacacaactgagtgactgaaaattTGAtggcctaaatgggaaagaaatccaaaacagaggggacatgtgtatatccatagctgattcacttcactggaccttaaaaactaacacagcatggtAAAACAACTttactgtaataaaaatttttttaaagaaactaaaataaatttaaaatattaatgacaaaaaaataaaggtaatagGTTTAtgtttcttcaaaaagaaaaaaaataaactttgggacttccatggcagtccagtggttaagaatcagtgCTTCAAATTcaaggggctcaggtttgatttcctggaCTGGATTTCATGgactaaaattccacatgccatgcagtagggcagaaagaaaactaaatgtTACAACACAAAGAACAGGAAcggagaaatgaaaatatcttgtGCATGGTCCTTACAATATATATGAAGGGCATGCATgggtactcagtcatgtccaactctgtgaccctttgcccaccagactcctctgttcatggggcttcccaggcaagaatactggagtgggttgccatttcttaccccaggggatcttctcaacccagggatcaaacccatatctcctgcatctcctgcattggcaagcagattctttaccactgagtcacctgggaactGCATATGAGaagtaatataatattatttaaaggtAGCCAGCAATACATTGAAAACAATCATAAATCCTagggaaattcctttaaaaaggtttaaaaagagGCATGCCTGTAAGGCACTAGTGGGTAAAAAATAGAATCCTAAAAAGGAAAATCCACAGATGCAacaagtgaaagacaaaggagaaagggaaagttatacccaactaaatgcagagttccaaagatagcaaggaaaggtaagaaagtcttcttaagtgaacaatgcaaagaaagagaggagcaTGATAGAAGGGGTAAGACCAACAATTTCTTCAAGAAActtggagatatcaaaggaacatttcatgcaaggatgggcatgataaagcaaagaaatggtaaggacctaacagaagcagaagggagtaagaagaggtggcaagaacacacagaagaactacacataAAGgtttcttaatgacccagataaccatgatggtgtggtcactcacctagagtcagacatcctggagggtgAAGTCAAA
Proteins encoded in this region:
- the LOC102415243 gene encoding antigen-presenting glycoprotein CD1d isoform X1 yields the protein MGGTGAPRQRSARGSRAGKGDNARGGRAQTDVPPKAGSLIHQPENLLLPASSCLAPGDRARFRASRHHPFFPNLTVSFFLFFFLVPSVLSLPFPRLLGSVFSPDPLTPFSFHGLQISSLANSSWTRTDCLGWLGELQPYTWRNESDTIRFLKPWSKGTFSDQQWEQLQHTFQVYRSSFTKVIWEFVKMLHAELPLEIQGSAGCELLPGNTSESFLRAAFQGRDVLSFQGMSWVSAPDAPPWIQEVCKVINRDQGTKETVHWLLHDICPELVRGLLQTGKSELEKQVKPEAWLSSGPSPGPGHLLLVCHISGFYPKPVWVMWMRGEQEEPGTLQGDVMPNADSTWCLRVTLNVAAGEAAGLSCRVRHSSLGDQDIILYWDGNRVSRGLIVALVLLVLVLLFVGGLVFWFRKHRRYQDIP
- the LOC102415243 gene encoding antigen-presenting glycoprotein CD1d isoform X2; protein product: MGGTGAPRQRSARGSRAGKGDNARGGRAQTDVPPKAGSLIHQPENLLLPASSCLAPGDRARFRASRHHPFFPNLTVSFFLFFFLVPSVLSLPFPRLLGSVFSPDPLTPFSFHGLQISSLANSSWTRTDCLGWLGELQPYTWRNESDTIRFLKPWSKGTFSDQQWEQLQHTFQVYRSSFTKVIWEFVKMLHAELPLEIQGSAGCELLPGNTSESFLRAAFQGRDVLSFQGMSWVSAPDAPPWIQEVCKVINRDQGTKETVHWLLHDICPELVRGLLQTGKSELEKQVKPEAWLSSGPSPGPGHLLLVCHISGFYPKPVWVMWMRGEQEEPGTLQGDVMPNADSTWCLRVTLNVAAGEAAGLSCRVRHSSLGDQDIILYWAAIKISRDSPQHTYLSGLQDLRALALRI